GGGATTCGCGGGCGGCTGGTCCATGAATTGGATGCTCCGCGCCGATAGGGGCTGGTCTTGGCCCAGAGGGGGCTCCGCCGTTGCTTCGAGACTCAACTTTCGGAATCCTCCGTGCCCAGAATTACCGAAAAGGCCTTGAACAGGGCCCAGACCTTTTCCCCCACCGTCAGGTCCAAGGCCTTGACCGACTCGTCCGTGATCAAGGCGCAGACTTCAGTGCCGTCATGAAGCTCCAAAACGATCTCGGCGGAAATGGTTCCCTGGTTGATGCGCTTGATCTCGCCTTGCAGCCTGTTTCGGGAAGATGTTCGAGGGCTGTCCGGATCCTTGACCAGGATGACCAACGGCGCCTTGACAGAGGCCGCCACCATCCGCCCTTCCGCAACGGCGAGCTTGTCCAAAGACTCGTTGGTGATCACCGAAACGATGCTGAATCCGCCCGTGGTCGTGACCACCACCTCGGACAGGATGGTTCCCTTTTTCACCGAGGCGACCTTGCCGATAAACTTGTTTCTGGCGCTGGTTTGCATGCGGGGCTCCTTGTTCATGTAGAAGCTGATGAGGCGGCGAAGGTCGTCCGCCTCGTAGTTGACGTACGAGGCCGTGGCCATGGGCGTGGCATGCCCCAGTATCCGCTGGACCACATGCAGCGGAGCCCCTTCCCTCAGGAGTTCTACGGCCCGGGTGTGGCGGAGCACCATGGGGTTGGCCAGATCCCTGGGCAAACCGATTTCCTGGGCCCGCTCCGAAAACTTGCGTCGGACGAAGCCCTGGTCCAGACGAAAAAGACGACCCTGGAGCCCAGCCAGGAGCGGATGTCTCACCACAGCGGCCAACTCCCGCAAGACCTCGGCCCCAAGGGCCACCTCCCTTGATTCGCGAAGCTCGCTGTCTAGGCCTGACGGACCACCAGCCAGACGGACGATTCCGCCCCCCAGGTCGATATCGGTCCTATCGTCTAGGGAGAGAACCTCGCCCAGCTTGGCTCCGGTATTTCGCAACAACAGGTACAGGCCGTAAACCCGCTCCCGGGAGGTCCGGACGTTGGCACGGCCGGCCTTGTCCCTCCAGCGCCGAAAGGCTGCCGTCAGTTCATCCACCTGCTCCGGGGACAGGTGTTTGACGTCCTCGGACACCCGGAGCATACGCACCGCCTGGGGCTTGGCGTTTGAACCCGAAATCGGGGCCAAATCCTTCGCCTCGTTCAGGCAATCCGTTCCATCCTTCCCGCTGACCAGCCGCTCCGCGGCCACGGCCACCAAGGCCAGGGACGTCTTGTCCAGGGTCTGCAACTTTTCGAGCAATTCAAACATGTCGGTTTCCTTCCCGTCGACGCTTCATGTTCTGTAGCAGTCTATCGCCGTTCAATTGTCGTTCGTCAATTGGATCACGATTTCGAAACGTGAAGTGACCGTGCCGCAAGGCGGTTTGGCACAATACGAACATACGGACAAGTGTCGGAAGTCGTTAACGGCATCAGACCCTGATCTTCCAAGGTGCAGGATTCCCGGCGTCAGCTTTGGTAAGGCCTTGGAATTCGGCCCTTGAGGTCTGCCTACCGCTCTTCTCCCCGAATCCGAACTTTCGTCTCCCGCCCACCCAGGCCGGGTCAAAGGGCTCGAACAAAGCCGGGTCCCGGACCAGGCCATGAAGATGGATGCCGGTCTCGCAGGCAAAGATGTCCGTCCCGGCCACGGCCTTGTTTCGGGACAGAGGCAGGCTGGCGGCTCTGGCGACCAGGGCGCAGAGGCCCGAAATGTCGCTGAGGTCGTAGACCCCCGTTCCCGAGCCCAAGGCCAGATAAGCGGCCAGTTCCTCGGTGGCCGCCACTCCGGCCCGCTCGCCCAGGCCCAGGAGACTTCCGTCGGCCCAATGGGCCCCGCCCTCCAGGGCACTGACGGCGTTGGCCGTGGCCATGCCGAAATCGTCGTGGCAGTGGACGGCAATCTCCAGGTCCACCTTTTCGGCTATCCAGCCGACAAGGGCCGCGACCTTGGAGGGACTCCACCTTCCCACGGTATCGGAGAACCGGACCCGAAAGGCCCCGGCCGTCTGGGCCGTACGGGCCAAAATGAAAAGCTCGTCCCCATTGGCCCGGGAGGCGTCCTCCAACCCGACGCCAACGTCCAGGCCGAGATTGAGGGCCAGGCCGACCGTGTCCCGGATCTTTCGAGCCAGGCCGTCCAGGTCAAGGCCCAGCCGAAGTTCCCGGTGCGGACGTGAGGCCGGAACCCCGATATTGACCCTCTCGAACCCGAGATCGGCCGCTTGGCGTACGTCCTCCTTCCGGCATCGGGCCCAGACCGACAGGATCGTACGATCCAGTCGAGGGCCGGCCCAGTCAAGCAGCGAGGCCAATCCGGCCTGGCCGATCCAGCCGGCCTCGATTTCCTCAACACCCATGGCCGTCAGGCCGTGGACGATCTCCTTCTTTTCCCGGTCCGAGAAGCGGACTCCAAACATCTGCGCCCCTTCGCGCAGGGTGGTGTCGATGAGCATGATCCCCTCCGTGCTTTTCCCGGCCACTGCAAATCCGGAACCAGTGGCCGCGGTTTCGCCAAAGCCGATTTTCCCAGCCTTCCGGCCCCATCGCTCCTGACATCGGCCAAGCCGAAAACGACAAAAATGTAGGTTATGACCTTTTTGTCTGGTCTTTGTCGGGTTCCGCACCGGCCAAATTGGGCCGCTTTTCGGGTCGAGAAAAACAAAAAACACATAATTGCAAAATGTTGAGGAAAACGGGCCCCGGCTGGCACGGCCGTTGCCTTATGGGTCTTCGTCTGACTCGAACATTCAACGAACGGAGGACCATTCCATGAGAAAGGTAGCCATTTACGGCAAGGGCGGCATCGGCAAATCCACCACCACCCAGAACACCGTGGCCGGGCTGTCGGAGATGGGCCGCAAGGTCATGGTCGTGGGCTGCGACCCCAAGGCCGACTCCACCCGGCTCCTCCTGGGCGGATTGGCCCAGAAATCGGTCTTGGACACCCTGCGGGAGGAGGGCGAGGACGTTGAGCTGGACGACATCCGCAAGGCCGGGTTCATGGGCACCTGGTGCGTGGAGTCCGGCGGGCCCGAGCCCGGAGTGGGCTGCGCCGGCCGGGGCATCATCACTTCCATCAACATGCTCGAATCCCTTGGGGCTTACGAGAAGTCCGAGGGCCTGGACTACGCCTTTTACGACGTCCTGGGCGACGTGGTCTGCGGCGGGTTCGCCATGCCCATCCGGGACGGCAAGGCCGAGGAAATCTACATCGTCTGCTCCGGGGAGATGATGGCCATGTACGCGGCCAACAACATTTGCAAGGGCATCATGAAGTACGCCCAGTCTGGCGGGGTCCGTCTGGGCGGGCTCATCTGCAATTCCCGGAACGTGGACAACGAAAAGGAGATGATCGCCGAGCTGGCCAGAAAGATCGGCACCCAGATGATCTACTTCGTGCCCAGGGACAACGACGTCCAGCGGGCCGAGATCAACCGCAAGACGGTCATCGAATGGAACTCCGAGGCCCCCCAGGCCGATCACTACCGCAACCTGGCCCTGGCCATCGACGGGAACGACAAGTTCGTCATCCCCAAGCCCCTGGCCATCGAAGAGTTGGAGCAGCTGCTCATGGATTACGGGCTCATGGCCGCCTGACGCGGTCTGCAAGCCGACACAACCAGAAGGGAGGGAGAACACATGATGATCATGATCCGGGCCATTGTCAGGCCCGAAAAGAGCGACGAGGTCCTGGCGGCCCTCATGGACGCCGGGTTCCCGGCCGTGACCAAGTATGCCGTGGCCGGACGAGGCAAGCAGCGGGGCATCAAGATCGGCGAGGTGACCTACGACGAGATTCCCAAGACCATGCTCATGAGCGTGGTCCGGGCCGAGGACAAGGACTTCGTCCTCCGGACGATCATGGAGGCGGCCAAGACCGGGAACAAGGGCGCCTTTGGCGACGGCAAGATCTTCGTCAGCCCGGTGGAGGAGGTTTACACCATCAGTTCCGGCCTGCGCGAAGGTGAAGCCGAGGAGGTGGCGGCATGAAGGAGATCGTCGCCGTGGTCCGCATGAACATGATGAACCGGACCAAGAAGGCCCTGACCGAGGCCGGCGTGGATGCCTTCTTCGCCCACGAGGCCCAGGGCCGGGGCCGGGGTTTCGTCAATCCTGCGGTCCTGGAGGGGGCCCGCAAGGGCTATGAGGAGGCCGCCGAACTTCTGGGCGAAAAGGGCAAGCTCTACGCCAAGCGAGTCGTCACCGTGGTCGCTCCGGACGAGGACGTGGAG
This genomic interval from Deltaproteobacteria bacterium contains the following:
- a CDS encoding integrase; translation: MFELLEKLQTLDKTSLALVAVAAERLVSGKDGTDCLNEAKDLAPISGSNAKPQAVRMLRVSEDVKHLSPEQVDELTAAFRRWRDKAGRANVRTSRERVYGLYLLLRNTGAKLGEVLSLDDRTDIDLGGGIVRLAGGPSGLDSELRESREVALGAEVLRELAAVVRHPLLAGLQGRLFRLDQGFVRRKFSERAQEIGLPRDLANPMVLRHTRAVELLREGAPLHVVQRILGHATPMATASYVNYEADDLRRLISFYMNKEPRMQTSARNKFIGKVASVKKGTILSEVVVTTTGGFSIVSVITNESLDKLAVAEGRMVAASVKAPLVILVKDPDSPRTSSRNRLQGEIKRINQGTISAEIVLELHDGTEVCALITDESVKALDLTVGEKVWALFKAFSVILGTEDSES
- a CDS encoding pyruvate carboxyltransferase, whose protein sequence is MLIDTTLREGAQMFGVRFSDREKKEIVHGLTAMGVEEIEAGWIGQAGLASLLDWAGPRLDRTILSVWARCRKEDVRQAADLGFERVNIGVPASRPHRELRLGLDLDGLARKIRDTVGLALNLGLDVGVGLEDASRANGDELFILARTAQTAGAFRVRFSDTVGRWSPSKVAALVGWIAEKVDLEIAVHCHDDFGMATANAVSALEGGAHWADGSLLGLGERAGVAATEELAAYLALGSGTGVYDLSDISGLCALVARAASLPLSRNKAVAGTDIFACETGIHLHGLVRDPALFEPFDPAWVGGRRKFGFGEKSGRQTSRAEFQGLTKADAGNPAPWKIRV
- the nifH gene encoding nitrogenase iron protein, with translation MRKVAIYGKGGIGKSTTTQNTVAGLSEMGRKVMVVGCDPKADSTRLLLGGLAQKSVLDTLREEGEDVELDDIRKAGFMGTWCVESGGPEPGVGCAGRGIITSINMLESLGAYEKSEGLDYAFYDVLGDVVCGGFAMPIRDGKAEEIYIVCSGEMMAMYAANNICKGIMKYAQSGGVRLGGLICNSRNVDNEKEMIAELARKIGTQMIYFVPRDNDVQRAEINRKTVIEWNSEAPQADHYRNLALAIDGNDKFVIPKPLAIEELEQLLMDYGLMAA
- a CDS encoding P-II family nitrogen regulator, which produces MMIMIRAIVRPEKSDEVLAALMDAGFPAVTKYAVAGRGKQRGIKIGEVTYDEIPKTMLMSVVRAEDKDFVLRTIMEAAKTGNKGAFGDGKIFVSPVEEVYTISSGLREGEAEEVAA
- a CDS encoding P-II family nitrogen regulator, producing MKEIVAVVRMNMMNRTKKALTEAGVDAFFAHEAQGRGRGFVNPAVLEGARKGYEEAAELLGEKGKLYAKRVVTVVAPDEDVE